The following are from one region of the Capsicum annuum cultivar UCD-10X-F1 chromosome 1, UCD10Xv1.1, whole genome shotgun sequence genome:
- the LOC107870942 gene encoding putative F-box/LRR-repeat protein At3g18150 isoform X3 yields the protein MHSQLASFLKYNFVFTRRKQQPDEFVFSSVWNENRTRILTPRISDFVSFVENVLNHSISSKIKKFELDGRQLFSYLPQIRQWLSFAVEREVEDVVFLSYDFSYVSVLPESFRTCSSLMTLHLRCHRFDDPGHSVEVSKEPKAGVCDLNDDQILNLLSGCPSLETMELYDVGGFRRLETNSLNFKRLNLKNHRVPEVDSDIDVDNENVNDPSLEIFAPYLEHLEISGNLDNLKCRLVDVSSLVNARLTFYISCIKHVRHDHGDDIGVDEYSCHDYHQGFRILIQDYLQS from the coding sequence ATGCATTCACAACTTGCTTCCTTTCTAAAATACAACTTTGTTTTCACTCGCAGGAAACAGCAACCAGATGAATTTGTATTTTCCAGTGTGTGGAATGAGAATCGTACTAGGATTTTAACTCCAAGAATTTCAGACTTCGTGTCCTTTGTTGAAAATGTATTAAATCATTCCATttcttccaaaattaaaaaatttgaactCGACGGCAGACAACTGTTTTCATACTTACCCCAGATTAGGCAGTGGCTTAGTTTTGCTGTTGAAAGGGAAGTGGAAGATGTTGTGTTTTTGTCCTATGATTTTTCATATGTTAGCGTATTGCCTGAATCTTTCCGCACCTGTTCTTCGTTGATGACATTGCATTTGAGATGTCATCGCTTTGATGATCCCGGTCATAGCGTGGAAGTCTCTAAAGAGCCTAAAGCTGGAGTGTGTGACTTAAACGATGATCAAATTTTGAACTTACTATCTGGCTGTCCTTCATTGGAAACTATGGAGTTATATGATGTTGGGGGTTTTCGTCGTCTGGAGACTAATTCTTTAAACTTCAAGAGACTAAATTTGAAAAATCACCGGGTGCCTGAAGTTGATAGTGACATTGACGTTGACAATGAAAATGTCAATGATCCTTCCTTGGAAATTTTTGCCCCGTATCTTGAACATTTGGAGATTTCAGGAAACCTTGATAATCTCAAGTGTAGGCTTGTGGATGTGTCCTCCTTGGTTAATGCTAGGCTTACTTTCTACATTTCATGTATCAAGCACGTGAGACATGATCATGGTGATGATATTGGTGTTGACGAATACAGTTGTCACGACTATCATCAAGGTTTTAGGATCCTCATCCAAGATTATCTTCAAAGTTGA
- the LOC107870942 gene encoding putative F-box/LRR-repeat protein At3g18150 isoform X1 — MHSQLASFLKYNFVFTRRKQQPDEFVFSSVWNENRTRILTPRISDFVSFVENVLNHSISSKIKKFELDGRQLFSYLPQIRQWLSFAVEREVEDVVFLSYDFSYVSVLPESFRTCSSLMTLHLRCHRFDDPGHSVEVSKEPKAGVCDLNDDQILNLLSGCPSLETMELYDVGGFRRLETNSLNFKRLNLKNHRVPEVDSDIDVDNENVNDPSLEIFAPYLEHLEISGNLDNLKCRLVDVSSLVNARLTFYISCIKHVRHDHGDDIGVDEYSCHDYHQGFRILIQDYLQSPVHVAVQRIAGSRVEM; from the exons ATGCATTCACAACTTGCTTCCTTTCTAAAATACAACTTTGTTTTCACTCGCAGGAAACAGCAACCAGATGAATTTGTATTTTCCAGTGTGTGGAATGAGAATCGTACTAGGATTTTAACTCCAAGAATTTCAGACTTCGTGTCCTTTGTTGAAAATGTATTAAATCATTCCATttcttccaaaattaaaaaatttgaactCGACGGCAGACAACTGTTTTCATACTTACCCCAGATTAGGCAGTGGCTTAGTTTTGCTGTTGAAAGGGAAGTGGAAGATGTTGTGTTTTTGTCCTATGATTTTTCATATGTTAGCGTATTGCCTGAATCTTTCCGCACCTGTTCTTCGTTGATGACATTGCATTTGAGATGTCATCGCTTTGATGATCCCGGTCATAGCGTGGAAGTCTCTAAAGAGCCTAAAGCTGGAGTGTGTGACTTAAACGATGATCAAATTTTGAACTTACTATCTGGCTGTCCTTCATTGGAAACTATGGAGTTATATGATGTTGGGGGTTTTCGTCGTCTGGAGACTAATTCTTTAAACTTCAAGAGACTAAATTTGAAAAATCACCGGGTGCCTGAAGTTGATAGTGACATTGACGTTGACAATGAAAATGTCAATGATCCTTCCTTGGAAATTTTTGCCCCGTATCTTGAACATTTGGAGATTTCAGGAAACCTTGATAATCTCAAGTGTAGGCTTGTGGATGTGTCCTCCTTGGTTAATGCTAGGCTTACTTTCTACATTTCATGTATCAAGCACGTGAGACATGATCATGGTGATGATATTGGTGTTGACGAATACAGTTGTCACGACTATCATCAAGGTTTTAGGATCCTCATCCAAGATTATCTTCAAA GTCCCGTGCATGTTGCAGTTCAAAGGATTGCCGGTTCCAGAGTTGAAATGTAA
- the LOC107870942 gene encoding putative F-box/LRR-repeat protein At3g18150 isoform X4 has product MTLHLRCHRFDDPGHSVEVSKEPKAGVCDLNDDQILNLLSGCPSLETMELYDVGGFRRLETNSLNFKRLNLKNHRVPEVDSDIDVDNENVNDPSLEIFAPYLEHLEISGNLDNLKCRLVDVSSLVNARLTFYISCIKHVRHDHGDDIGVDEYSCHDYHQGPVHVAVQRIAGSRVEM; this is encoded by the exons ATGACATTGCATTTGAGATGTCATCGCTTTGATGATCCCGGTCATAGCGTGGAAGTCTCTAAAGAGCCTAAAGCTGGAGTGTGTGACTTAAACGATGATCAAATTTTGAACTTACTATCTGGCTGTCCTTCATTGGAAACTATGGAGTTATATGATGTTGGGGGTTTTCGTCGTCTGGAGACTAATTCTTTAAACTTCAAGAGACTAAATTTGAAAAATCACCGGGTGCCTGAAGTTGATAGTGACATTGACGTTGACAATGAAAATGTCAATGATCCTTCCTTGGAAATTTTTGCCCCGTATCTTGAACATTTGGAGATTTCAGGAAACCTTGATAATCTCAAGTGTAGGCTTGTGGATGTGTCCTCCTTGGTTAATGCTAGGCTTACTTTCTACATTTCATGTATCAAGCACGTGAGACATGATCATGGTGATGATATTGGTGTTGACGAATACAGTTGTCACGACTATCATCAAG GTCCCGTGCATGTTGCAGTTCAAAGGATTGCCGGTTCCAGAGTTGAAATGTAA
- the LOC107870942 gene encoding putative F-box/LRR-repeat protein At3g18150 isoform X2 — translation MHSQLASFLKYNFVFTRRKQQPDEFVFSSVWNENRTRILTPRISDFVSFVENVLNHSISSKIKKFELDGRQLFSYLPQIRQWLSFAVEREVEDVVFLSYDFSYVSVLPESFRTCSSLMTLHLRCHRFDDPGHSVEVSKEPKAGVCDLNDDQILNLLSGCPSLETMELYDVGGFRRLETNSLNFKRLNLKNHRVPEVDSDIDVDNENVNDPSLEIFAPYLEHLEISGNLDNLKCRLVDVSSLVNARLTFYISCIKHVRHDHGDDIGVDEYSCHDYHQGPVHVAVQRIAGSRVEM, via the exons ATGCATTCACAACTTGCTTCCTTTCTAAAATACAACTTTGTTTTCACTCGCAGGAAACAGCAACCAGATGAATTTGTATTTTCCAGTGTGTGGAATGAGAATCGTACTAGGATTTTAACTCCAAGAATTTCAGACTTCGTGTCCTTTGTTGAAAATGTATTAAATCATTCCATttcttccaaaattaaaaaatttgaactCGACGGCAGACAACTGTTTTCATACTTACCCCAGATTAGGCAGTGGCTTAGTTTTGCTGTTGAAAGGGAAGTGGAAGATGTTGTGTTTTTGTCCTATGATTTTTCATATGTTAGCGTATTGCCTGAATCTTTCCGCACCTGTTCTTCGTTGATGACATTGCATTTGAGATGTCATCGCTTTGATGATCCCGGTCATAGCGTGGAAGTCTCTAAAGAGCCTAAAGCTGGAGTGTGTGACTTAAACGATGATCAAATTTTGAACTTACTATCTGGCTGTCCTTCATTGGAAACTATGGAGTTATATGATGTTGGGGGTTTTCGTCGTCTGGAGACTAATTCTTTAAACTTCAAGAGACTAAATTTGAAAAATCACCGGGTGCCTGAAGTTGATAGTGACATTGACGTTGACAATGAAAATGTCAATGATCCTTCCTTGGAAATTTTTGCCCCGTATCTTGAACATTTGGAGATTTCAGGAAACCTTGATAATCTCAAGTGTAGGCTTGTGGATGTGTCCTCCTTGGTTAATGCTAGGCTTACTTTCTACATTTCATGTATCAAGCACGTGAGACATGATCATGGTGATGATATTGGTGTTGACGAATACAGTTGTCACGACTATCATCAAG GTCCCGTGCATGTTGCAGTTCAAAGGATTGCCGGTTCCAGAGTTGAAATGTAA